A window from Branchiostoma lanceolatum isolate klBraLanc5 chromosome 9, klBraLanc5.hap2, whole genome shotgun sequence encodes these proteins:
- the LOC136441549 gene encoding uncharacterized protein — protein sequence MTTGATHIYEYLSLPESLLQQLDQQRKDGSLCDITLKASSGNSTWTAHKCVLSAFSGYFKSLLVTNEASEVQLDPVTEKGFNALLDYMYTAKLVLTKETAQDILVAAGFLEIVNVLSDCSTYLSGPEEQPVANQPNTSGQKEATEPGESAPPTQPQPVKRGRGRPKGSKGRPKQSAVLSDEDDEVDLGKLVLQGDGPYTCDICQAQFTRRSKILAHRRRHVVEKLFTCDICDETFSKKGPYLSHRRTHRGEESYSCKDCEAVFEDRAGLKKHRKQHGGGDNTFPCEECGNSFSSKDALIQHKRRHTGEKPFSCNECDAKFAQKASLIRHRRRHTGERPFACDMCDKKFTEKNNMLNHRRIHTGEKPFKCYVCGVSFRQLSTLIGHRRQHTNKGEKPFQCDVCNARFTQKSNLISHQRVKHTGEARFSCTLCTAQFNNRFHYTGHMRTHTGERPYPCDVCNARFALKANLQRHQSLHLKEKTTPSGTVEQTISQAQPVQVQLQLPQGVSAASHIQALVSQSGETIPIRVAAVSQPSQIQEIPHSTAQAVQIREITLELPQGIQLQNAHVQTELQEHGQEAVQLTQTNVIQPTVMEVTQAGVMEVTQSEVMEVTQAGVMEVTQAGMEVDPQQEGQRSEHQQLTTRTIHILPDGSQQEIHLGADRTEQVVQLSSQEEVHIVEIPTTQGDMAIQGEETPTQVMSDAVQLEVLAAVSQIN from the exons ATGACTACAGGTGCCACCCACATCTATGAGTACCTGAGTCTCCCTGAAAGTTTACTTCAACAGCTGGACCAACAGCGCAAAGATGGTTCCTTGTGTGACATCACCCTGAAGGCATCCAGTGGGAACAGTACCTGGACGGCCCACAAATGTGTGCTGTCTGCCTTTTCTGGTTACTTCAAGTCACTCCTCGTCACTAACGAGGCATCAGAG GTACAACTGGACCCTGTGACGGAGAAAGGCTTCAATGCCCTTTtggactacatgtatacagccaAGTTGGTGCTGACCAAGGAAACAGCCCAGGACATCTTGGTAGCAGCAGGATTTCTGGAGATTGTCAATGTGCTGTCTGACTGTTCAACCTACCTGAGTGGACCAGAGGAGCAGCCTGTGGCCAACCAACCAAACACTTCTGGCCAAAAGGAAGCTACAGAACCAGGAG AATCTGCCCCACCAACCCAGCCACAGCCAGTCAAGCGGGGTCGAGGCAGGCCGAAGGGCTCGAAGGGACGACCCAAACAGTCTGCTGTATTgtctgatgaagatgatgaggtGGACCTGGGCAAGCTTGTTCTCCAGGGGGATGGACCCTACACCTGCGACATCTGCCAGGCTCAGTTCACACGCAGGTCCAAGATCCTGGCACACAGAAGGCGACATGTGGTGGAGAAGCTCTTCACATGTGACATCTGTGATGAGACCTTCTCAAAGAAAGGTCCTTACCTGAGCCACAGGAGGACGCACAGAGGGGAAGAGTCCTACAGCTGCAAGGATTGTGAGGCCGTATTTGAAGATCGAGCAGGCTTGAAGAAACATCGCAAGCAACATGGGGGAGGAGACAACACTTTCCCATGTGAAGAGTGTGGCAACAGCTTCAGTTCGAAAGATGCTCTCATACAACACAAGCGCAGACACACAGGGGAAAAGCCTTTCTCTTGTAATGAGTGTGATGCCAAGTTTGCTCAGAAAGCATCTCTGATTCGTCACAGACGTCGACATACCGGTGAGCGACCGTTTGCTTGTGATATGTGTGACAAGAAGTTTACAGAGAAGAACAACATGCTGAATCATCGACGCAtccacacaggggagaagccaTTCAAGTGCTACGTGTGTGGTGTAAGTTTTCGCCAATTGTCCACTCTGATTGGTCACAGAAGGCAGCACACCAACAAGGGAGAGAAACCATTCCAGTGCGATGTTTGCAATGCTCGCTTCACTCAGAAGAGTAACCTGATTTCCCACCAGAGAGTGAAGCACACTGGGGAGGCTCGTTTCTCCTGCACCCTGTGCACCGCCCAGTTCAACAACAGGTTCCACTATACAGGACAcatgagaacacacacagggGAACGGCCGTACCCCTGCGATGTGTGTAATGCCAGGTTCGCTCTGAAAGCCAACCTACAGCGCCATCAAAGCTTGCACCTGAAGGAGAAGACCACACCCAGTGGTACAGTAGAACAAACAATTAGTCAGGCCCAGCCTGTCCAGGTGCAGCTACAGCTGCCACAGGGTGTATCAGCGGCAAGCCACATTCAGGCACTGGTGTCCCAGAGTGGGGAGACTATTCCTATCAGAGTAGCTGCTGTTTCTCAACCCTCTCAGATCCAAGAAATCCCACACAGTACTGCTCAGGCTGTTCAGATCAGAGAGATCACCCTAGAGCTCCCCCAGGGCATTCAGCTACAAAATGCACACGTACAGACGGAGCTGCAGGAACATGGGCAGGAGGCAGTACAGCTCACCCAGACAAATGTCATCCAGCCAACTGTCATGGAGGTGACCCAGGCAGGGGTCATGGAAGTCACCCAATCAGAGGTCATGGAGGTGACCCAGGCAGGGGTCATGGAGGTGACACAGGCCGGGATGGAAGTAGACCCACAACaggagggtcagaggtcagaacaTCAGCAG CTGACCACACGGACTATCCACATCTTGCCTGATGGAAGTCAACAGGAGATCCACCTGGGAGCAGACAGGACGGAGCAGGTGGTGCAGCTGTCCTCACAGGAGGAGGTGCACATCGTGGAGATCCCCACCACCCAGGGGGACATGGCCATACAGGGCGAGGAGACCCCCACACAGGTCATGAGTGATGCTGTACAGTTAGAAGTGCTGGCTGCAGTCAGCCAGATCAACTAG